One region of Acropora muricata isolate sample 2 unplaced genomic scaffold, ASM3666990v1 scaffold_756, whole genome shotgun sequence genomic DNA includes:
- the LOC136908189 gene encoding CXXC-type zinc finger protein 1-like isoform X3 has product MADESSGGGDGLKHKEVARIFNNLPERQAKVNSLLAAQEKAEAAKEERTKKDDSNYCVCGSSDTSRFMICCDKCDEWFHGDCIGITKLEAKDIKQYYCLRCLDSDSDLFIKYRNKKSKPERTEKVKSMRKEKQKMNKDESDRKRSRRTCGECVACLTTEDCGLCDFCKDMKKFGGPNKMRQKCRRRQCLVKSRVLLRGGSIYRDMLKEEEARREEGHVFDMERLMPKKQRKAVKMKHAKSEGRKGKLREPSERPRKRKRITSIEDKTRMSIDYNEEKEKDEFPRQCYGPGCTNAARPGSKYCSDECGIQLAVRRIQEILPQRMAEWKKTPSYADAKAEETLKELAKKKQEAQNKLLELDRLSNELDAFVERTKSAVVEETENESLTTFGSIYKSAGNLFCDYYNSQQKIYCKRLRVLCPEHTKEPKISASDVCGCPVVHNVFEETGDFCRASKRKCVKHYCWEKLRRAEIDLQRIQQWLKLEEAFEQERSLRFTAAQRGGVLGLLLHRTISHE; this is encoded by the exons atggcggacgaAAGTAGTGGTGGAGGCGACGGTTTGAAG CACAAGGAAGTGGCTCGTATATTTAATAACTTACCTGAAAGACAAGCCAAAGTTAATTCTCTACTTGCAGCACAGGAGAAGGCAGAGGCTGCGAAG GAAGAAAGGACTAAGAAAGACGATTCTAACTACTGTGTCTGTGGATCAAGTGATACAAGTCGCTTTATGAT CTGTTGCGATAAATGTGATGAATGGTTTCATGGTGATTGCATTGGTATCACAAAGCTAGAAGCCAAGGACATCAAGCAGTATTATTGCCTGCGGTGTTTAG ACAGTGATTCAGACCTTTTCATAAAGTATCGAAACAAGAAATCAAAACCAGAAAGAACAGAGAAGGTGAAGTCAATGAGGAAggagaaacaaaaaatgaacaaaGATGAA AGTGATCGCAAGAGATCAAGACGAACTTGTGGAGAATGTGTTGCTTGTCTCACCACGGAAGATTGTGGCCTTTGCGACTTTTGCAAA GACATGAAGAAGTTTGGCGGACCTAACAAAATGCGACAGAAATGTCGTAGACGCCAGTGCCTTGTCAAATCACGG GTTCTTTTAAGAGGAGGCTCGATTTATCGAGATATGTTGAAGGAAGAAGAGGCAAGGAGAGAGGAAGGTCATGTGTTTGATATGGAG CGTCTTATGcccaaaaaacaaagaaaagcagTGAAAATGAAGCACGCTAAATCGGAGGGTAGAAAG GGTAAACTAAGAGAACCAAGTGAAAGACCGCGCAAACGAAAAAGGATCACGTCTATTGAGGACAAGACAAGGATGTCCATTGATTACAATGAGGAAAAAGAGAAGGATGAATTCCCACGACAATGCTATGGTCCAGGCTGCACCAATGCTGCTCGCCCGGGATCCAAGTATTGCAGTGATGAATGCGGCATACAGCTTGCCGTCAG ACGCATACAGGAAATTTTGCCTCAGCGAATGGCAGAATGGAAAAAAACTCCAAGTTATGCTGACGCAAAAGCTGAGGAAACTCTCAAGGAATTAGCAAAAAAGAAACAG GAAGCGCAAAACAAGTTGTTGGAACTCGACAGACTTAGCAATGAGCTAGATGCTTTCGTGGAAAGGACAAAGAGTGCTGTTGTTGAGGAAACCGAG AATGAAAGCTTAACAACGTTTGGCTCCATCTATAAAAGTGCAGG GAATCTGTTCTGTGACTACTACAACTCTCAGCAAAAGATTTACTGCAAAAGACTCCGAGTTTTATGTCCGGAACACACCAAGGAACCGAAG ATTTCCGCTTCGGACGTATGCGGCTGTCCAGTTGTTCACAATGTTTTTGAAGAAACTGGAGATTTTTGTCGGGCTTCCAAAAGGAAGTGTGTAAAACATTATTGCTGGGAAAAACTGCGCAGAGCTGAGATTGATTTACAAAGAATACAACAG TGGCTCAAACTTGAAGAGGCTTTCGAACAAGAGAGGTCGTTGAGATTTACAGCGGCGCAGAGAGGAGGAGTACTGGGACTTCTACTTCATCGGACAATAAGTCACGAGTAG
- the LOC136908189 gene encoding CXXC-type zinc finger protein 1-like isoform X1 — translation MADESSGGGDGLKHKEVARIFNNLPERQAKVNSLLAAQEKAEAAKEERTKKDDSNYCVCGSSDTSRFMICCDKCDEWFHGDCIGITKLEAKDIKQYYCLRCLDSDSDLFIKYRNKKSKPERTEKVKSMRKEKQKMNKDESDRKRSRRTCGECVACLTTEDCGLCDFCKDMKKFGGPNKMRQKCRRRQCLVKSRVLLRGGSIYRDMLKEEEARREEGHVFDMERLMPKKQRKAVKMKHAKSEGRKGKLREPSERPRKRKRITSIEDKTRMSIDYNEEKEKDEFPRQCYGPGCTNAARPGSKYCSDECGIQLAVRRIQEILPQRMAEWKKTPSYADAKAEETLKELAKKKQEAQNKLLELDRLSNELDAFVERTKSAVVEETETQETDTETETDLQVHCITCGLPLAPKVALRHMEKCYMKNESLTTFGSIYKSAGNLFCDYYNSQQKIYCKRLRVLCPEHTKEPKISASDVCGCPVVHNVFEETGDFCRASKRKCVKHYCWEKLRRAEIDLQRIQQWLKLEEAFEQERSLRFTAAQRGGVLGLLLHRTISHE, via the exons atggcggacgaAAGTAGTGGTGGAGGCGACGGTTTGAAG CACAAGGAAGTGGCTCGTATATTTAATAACTTACCTGAAAGACAAGCCAAAGTTAATTCTCTACTTGCAGCACAGGAGAAGGCAGAGGCTGCGAAG GAAGAAAGGACTAAGAAAGACGATTCTAACTACTGTGTCTGTGGATCAAGTGATACAAGTCGCTTTATGAT CTGTTGCGATAAATGTGATGAATGGTTTCATGGTGATTGCATTGGTATCACAAAGCTAGAAGCCAAGGACATCAAGCAGTATTATTGCCTGCGGTGTTTAG ACAGTGATTCAGACCTTTTCATAAAGTATCGAAACAAGAAATCAAAACCAGAAAGAACAGAGAAGGTGAAGTCAATGAGGAAggagaaacaaaaaatgaacaaaGATGAA AGTGATCGCAAGAGATCAAGACGAACTTGTGGAGAATGTGTTGCTTGTCTCACCACGGAAGATTGTGGCCTTTGCGACTTTTGCAAA GACATGAAGAAGTTTGGCGGACCTAACAAAATGCGACAGAAATGTCGTAGACGCCAGTGCCTTGTCAAATCACGG GTTCTTTTAAGAGGAGGCTCGATTTATCGAGATATGTTGAAGGAAGAAGAGGCAAGGAGAGAGGAAGGTCATGTGTTTGATATGGAG CGTCTTATGcccaaaaaacaaagaaaagcagTGAAAATGAAGCACGCTAAATCGGAGGGTAGAAAG GGTAAACTAAGAGAACCAAGTGAAAGACCGCGCAAACGAAAAAGGATCACGTCTATTGAGGACAAGACAAGGATGTCCATTGATTACAATGAGGAAAAAGAGAAGGATGAATTCCCACGACAATGCTATGGTCCAGGCTGCACCAATGCTGCTCGCCCGGGATCCAAGTATTGCAGTGATGAATGCGGCATACAGCTTGCCGTCAG ACGCATACAGGAAATTTTGCCTCAGCGAATGGCAGAATGGAAAAAAACTCCAAGTTATGCTGACGCAAAAGCTGAGGAAACTCTCAAGGAATTAGCAAAAAAGAAACAG GAAGCGCAAAACAAGTTGTTGGAACTCGACAGACTTAGCAATGAGCTAGATGCTTTCGTGGAAAGGACAAAGAGTGCTGTTGTTGAGGAAACCGAG ACACAAGAAACTGATACAGAAACTGAAACGGATCTTCAGGTCCACTGTATCACTTGCGGATTGCCGCTGGCTCCTAAAGTGGCTCTGCGACACATGGAAAAGTGTTACATGAAG AATGAAAGCTTAACAACGTTTGGCTCCATCTATAAAAGTGCAGG GAATCTGTTCTGTGACTACTACAACTCTCAGCAAAAGATTTACTGCAAAAGACTCCGAGTTTTATGTCCGGAACACACCAAGGAACCGAAG ATTTCCGCTTCGGACGTATGCGGCTGTCCAGTTGTTCACAATGTTTTTGAAGAAACTGGAGATTTTTGTCGGGCTTCCAAAAGGAAGTGTGTAAAACATTATTGCTGGGAAAAACTGCGCAGAGCTGAGATTGATTTACAAAGAATACAACAG TGGCTCAAACTTGAAGAGGCTTTCGAACAAGAGAGGTCGTTGAGATTTACAGCGGCGCAGAGAGGAGGAGTACTGGGACTTCTACTTCATCGGACAATAAGTCACGAGTAG
- the LOC136908189 gene encoding CXXC-type zinc finger protein 1-like isoform X2 codes for MADESSGGGDGLKHKEVARIFNNLPERQAKVNSLLAAQEKAEAAKEERTKKDDSNYCVCGSSDTSRFMICCDKCDEWFHGDCIGITKLEAKDIKQYYCLRCLDSDSDLFIKYRNKKSKPERTEKSDRKRSRRTCGECVACLTTEDCGLCDFCKDMKKFGGPNKMRQKCRRRQCLVKSRVLLRGGSIYRDMLKEEEARREEGHVFDMERLMPKKQRKAVKMKHAKSEGRKGKLREPSERPRKRKRITSIEDKTRMSIDYNEEKEKDEFPRQCYGPGCTNAARPGSKYCSDECGIQLAVRRIQEILPQRMAEWKKTPSYADAKAEETLKELAKKKQEAQNKLLELDRLSNELDAFVERTKSAVVEETETQETDTETETDLQVHCITCGLPLAPKVALRHMEKCYMKNESLTTFGSIYKSAGNLFCDYYNSQQKIYCKRLRVLCPEHTKEPKISASDVCGCPVVHNVFEETGDFCRASKRKCVKHYCWEKLRRAEIDLQRIQQWLKLEEAFEQERSLRFTAAQRGGVLGLLLHRTISHE; via the exons atggcggacgaAAGTAGTGGTGGAGGCGACGGTTTGAAG CACAAGGAAGTGGCTCGTATATTTAATAACTTACCTGAAAGACAAGCCAAAGTTAATTCTCTACTTGCAGCACAGGAGAAGGCAGAGGCTGCGAAG GAAGAAAGGACTAAGAAAGACGATTCTAACTACTGTGTCTGTGGATCAAGTGATACAAGTCGCTTTATGAT CTGTTGCGATAAATGTGATGAATGGTTTCATGGTGATTGCATTGGTATCACAAAGCTAGAAGCCAAGGACATCAAGCAGTATTATTGCCTGCGGTGTTTAG ACAGTGATTCAGACCTTTTCATAAAGTATCGAAACAAGAAATCAAAACCAGAAAGAACAGAGAAG AGTGATCGCAAGAGATCAAGACGAACTTGTGGAGAATGTGTTGCTTGTCTCACCACGGAAGATTGTGGCCTTTGCGACTTTTGCAAA GACATGAAGAAGTTTGGCGGACCTAACAAAATGCGACAGAAATGTCGTAGACGCCAGTGCCTTGTCAAATCACGG GTTCTTTTAAGAGGAGGCTCGATTTATCGAGATATGTTGAAGGAAGAAGAGGCAAGGAGAGAGGAAGGTCATGTGTTTGATATGGAG CGTCTTATGcccaaaaaacaaagaaaagcagTGAAAATGAAGCACGCTAAATCGGAGGGTAGAAAG GGTAAACTAAGAGAACCAAGTGAAAGACCGCGCAAACGAAAAAGGATCACGTCTATTGAGGACAAGACAAGGATGTCCATTGATTACAATGAGGAAAAAGAGAAGGATGAATTCCCACGACAATGCTATGGTCCAGGCTGCACCAATGCTGCTCGCCCGGGATCCAAGTATTGCAGTGATGAATGCGGCATACAGCTTGCCGTCAG ACGCATACAGGAAATTTTGCCTCAGCGAATGGCAGAATGGAAAAAAACTCCAAGTTATGCTGACGCAAAAGCTGAGGAAACTCTCAAGGAATTAGCAAAAAAGAAACAG GAAGCGCAAAACAAGTTGTTGGAACTCGACAGACTTAGCAATGAGCTAGATGCTTTCGTGGAAAGGACAAAGAGTGCTGTTGTTGAGGAAACCGAG ACACAAGAAACTGATACAGAAACTGAAACGGATCTTCAGGTCCACTGTATCACTTGCGGATTGCCGCTGGCTCCTAAAGTGGCTCTGCGACACATGGAAAAGTGTTACATGAAG AATGAAAGCTTAACAACGTTTGGCTCCATCTATAAAAGTGCAGG GAATCTGTTCTGTGACTACTACAACTCTCAGCAAAAGATTTACTGCAAAAGACTCCGAGTTTTATGTCCGGAACACACCAAGGAACCGAAG ATTTCCGCTTCGGACGTATGCGGCTGTCCAGTTGTTCACAATGTTTTTGAAGAAACTGGAGATTTTTGTCGGGCTTCCAAAAGGAAGTGTGTAAAACATTATTGCTGGGAAAAACTGCGCAGAGCTGAGATTGATTTACAAAGAATACAACAG TGGCTCAAACTTGAAGAGGCTTTCGAACAAGAGAGGTCGTTGAGATTTACAGCGGCGCAGAGAGGAGGAGTACTGGGACTTCTACTTCATCGGACAATAAGTCACGAGTAG